A genomic segment from Rahnella aceris encodes:
- a CDS encoding SLC13 family permease: protein MTGELLWVVTLLVIAMVLFARNTLRMDIVALLVIISFVLSGTLTINEALAGFSDPNVILIAALFVVGHGLVRTGVAYQVGDWLMKVAGNSETRMLVLLMLTVAGLGAFMSSTGVVAIFIPVVISVSARMKTSPARLMMPLSFAGLISGMMTLVATPPNMVVNSELLREGFDGFGFFGVTPVGLVVLIMGIGYMLIARRWLSSEDASRGQQRWKRRTFRDLIRDYHLTGRARRVTIRPGSPLVGRTLDDVHLRSRYGANVVGIERWRKFRRVMVSATGNTELFARDVLLLDMSDPDISIRQFCTDEMLEPMVLRGEYFSEQSRDVGMAEVSLIPDSELLGKTLRAVAFRSTYGLNVVGIRRQGEALDGKLVDEELQLGDMLLVIGDWKLIRQLQQQMHDFIVLNLPAEVDEVAPALSQAPHALFCLALMVALMLTDDVPNAIAAIIACMLMGKFRCITMEGAYKAIHWPSLLLIVGMMPFALALQKTGGVALIVKGLMEVSGGYGPYMMLLSLFILCAGIGLFISNTATAVLMAPIAIAAAHQMGVSPYPFTMIIAIAASAAFMTPVSSPVNTLVMVPGNYKFGDFLRIGVPFTLLVMLVSVFLVPVLFPF, encoded by the coding sequence TTGACCGGTGAATTGCTTTGGGTAGTCACGTTACTGGTTATTGCTATGGTGCTGTTCGCGCGCAATACGCTGAGAATGGATATTGTGGCATTGCTGGTGATTATTTCTTTCGTCCTGAGCGGCACGCTGACCATCAATGAAGCGCTGGCCGGATTCAGTGACCCGAACGTCATTTTGATCGCGGCGCTATTTGTCGTCGGGCACGGGCTGGTCAGAACCGGTGTGGCGTATCAGGTCGGCGACTGGCTGATGAAGGTGGCGGGCAACAGTGAAACGCGGATGCTGGTTTTGCTGATGCTCACGGTTGCCGGTCTCGGTGCTTTTATGAGTTCCACCGGCGTAGTCGCGATCTTCATTCCTGTCGTGATCAGCGTTTCGGCGCGAATGAAAACCTCTCCCGCACGACTGATGATGCCACTAAGTTTCGCCGGGCTTATTAGTGGCATGATGACGCTGGTCGCCACACCGCCGAACATGGTGGTCAACAGCGAACTGTTGCGTGAAGGATTCGACGGTTTTGGTTTCTTCGGCGTCACCCCTGTCGGGCTGGTGGTGCTGATAATGGGTATCGGATACATGTTGATCGCCCGTCGCTGGCTGTCATCAGAAGATGCGTCACGAGGCCAGCAGCGCTGGAAGCGGCGAACGTTCCGGGATTTGATCCGCGATTATCACCTGACCGGCCGGGCGCGTCGCGTCACTATCCGTCCGGGTTCGCCTCTGGTCGGGCGTACACTTGATGATGTGCATCTGCGTTCCCGCTACGGCGCGAACGTGGTGGGCATTGAACGCTGGCGTAAATTTCGCCGCGTGATGGTCAGCGCAACGGGAAATACCGAACTGTTTGCGCGCGATGTGTTACTGCTTGATATGTCAGATCCAGACATCTCCATCAGGCAATTTTGCACTGACGAAATGCTCGAGCCTATGGTGCTACGCGGCGAGTATTTCTCTGAGCAATCGCGGGATGTCGGGATGGCCGAAGTCTCGCTGATCCCGGATTCGGAGCTCCTGGGTAAAACGTTGCGTGCCGTCGCCTTCCGTTCGACCTACGGGCTGAATGTCGTCGGGATCCGCCGTCAGGGTGAAGCACTGGACGGAAAACTGGTGGATGAAGAATTACAGCTCGGCGATATGCTACTGGTCATTGGCGACTGGAAGCTGATCCGCCAGCTTCAGCAACAAATGCATGATTTCATTGTGCTTAATCTTCCTGCCGAAGTGGACGAAGTCGCGCCAGCCCTGAGTCAGGCACCGCATGCATTGTTTTGTCTGGCGCTGATGGTTGCGCTGATGCTGACCGATGATGTGCCTAATGCTATCGCCGCCATTATCGCCTGCATGCTGATGGGTAAATTCCGCTGTATCACGATGGAAGGGGCCTACAAAGCCATTCACTGGCCCAGTTTGCTGCTGATAGTCGGGATGATGCCTTTTGCGCTGGCGCTGCAAAAAACCGGCGGTGTGGCGCTGATTGTGAAGGGGTTAATGGAGGTAAGCGGCGGCTATGGGCCATATATGATGCTGCTGAGTTTATTCATTCTCTGTGCAGGTATCGGGCTGTTTATTTCCAATACGGCGACTGCGGTTTTGATGGCACCGATTGCTATCGCAGCAGCACACCAGATGGGGGTATCGCCATACCCGTTCACCATGATTATCGCTATTGCGGCTTCTGCCGCCTTTATGACACCGGTGTCTTCACCGGTAAACACGCTGGTTATGGTGCCGGGTAACTATAAATTTGGCGATTTCCTGCGCATCGGTGTGCCGTTCACTCTGCTGGTGATGCTGGTCAGCGTTTTTCTGGTGCCGGTGCTGTTCCCGTTTTGA
- the yfbR gene encoding 5'-deoxynucleotidase, with product MNQSHFFAHLSRLKLISRWPLMRNVRTENVSEHSLQVAFVAHALAVIKNRKFNGNLSAERVALLAMYHDASEVITGDMPTPIKYYNPQIAHEYKKIEKIAQQKLIEMLPKELQEDFRPLIDEHYYTEEEKLTVKQADALCAYLKCLEELSAGNNEFTLAKARLEKTLADRKSPEMDYFMEVFIPSFSLSLDEISLDSPL from the coding sequence ATGAACCAGAGCCATTTTTTCGCCCATCTTTCCCGCCTCAAACTGATCAGCCGCTGGCCGCTGATGCGCAATGTCCGCACCGAAAACGTGTCGGAACACAGTCTGCAAGTCGCTTTTGTCGCCCATGCTTTAGCCGTGATCAAGAACCGCAAATTTAACGGCAATCTGAGCGCAGAACGCGTTGCCCTGCTCGCCATGTATCACGATGCCAGCGAAGTGATTACCGGTGATATGCCAACGCCAATCAAGTATTACAATCCGCAAATCGCGCATGAGTACAAAAAGATTGAGAAAATTGCTCAGCAGAAACTGATTGAAATGCTGCCAAAGGAATTACAGGAAGATTTCCGACCGCTGATTGACGAGCATTATTACACTGAAGAAGAAAAACTGACCGTCAAACAGGCTGATGCGCTGTGTGCTTACCTGAAATGTCTGGAGGAATTGTCGGCAGGCAATAACGAATTCACACTGGCGAAAGCCCGTCTGGAGAAAACGCTGGCAGACAGAAAAAGCCCGGAAATGGACTACTTTATGGAAGTGTTCATTCCGAGCTTCAGTCTGTCATTGGATGAAATCAGCCTGGATTCCCCGCTCTGA